One segment of Thermoanaerobacter kivui DNA contains the following:
- the wecB gene encoding non-hydrolyzing UDP-N-acetylglucosamine 2-epimerase has protein sequence MALKIISVFGTRPEAIKMAPLIKALEREKNFQSKVCVTAQHREMLDQVLRLFNITPHYDLNIMKEKQTLSEITTSALIGLERVFNSEKPDLVLVHGDTTTTFVAALAAFYHKIKVGHVEAGLRSFNKWFPYPEEINRKLTGVLTDLHFAPTTTAKSNLLKEGVSEENIFVTGNTVIDAMAYTVRKDYVFRDERLNQIDYNNKKVIVVTAHRRENWGQPLENICNALKNIAKNYKDTYIIYPVHKNPVVRETVFSILKGLDNVLLLDPLDTDEMHNLMAKCYMVMTDSGGLQEEVPSLGKPVLVLRDVTERPEAVEAGTVKVIGTEQQVVYNEGALLLENKEEYDKMANAVNPYGDGKASLRIIQAIKYAFNLTDKKPEEYKGGE, from the coding sequence ATGGCACTAAAAATCATATCTGTTTTTGGTACAAGACCTGAAGCTATTAAAATGGCACCTCTTATTAAAGCTTTGGAAAGAGAGAAGAATTTTCAATCAAAAGTTTGCGTTACAGCCCAGCACCGGGAGATGCTCGATCAGGTGCTGAGGCTTTTTAATATTACTCCGCATTATGATTTGAACATCATGAAAGAAAAACAGACATTATCTGAAATCACTACTTCTGCCCTTATAGGGCTTGAAAGAGTCTTTAATAGCGAAAAACCGGACCTTGTACTTGTACACGGAGATACTACAACAACTTTTGTTGCTGCATTAGCAGCTTTTTATCACAAAATTAAGGTGGGACATGTAGAAGCAGGGCTGAGGTCTTTTAACAAATGGTTTCCATATCCCGAAGAGATAAACAGAAAGCTTACAGGAGTTTTGACAGATTTACACTTTGCTCCTACAACTACAGCAAAATCTAATCTTTTAAAAGAAGGTGTAAGTGAAGAAAATATTTTTGTTACAGGTAATACTGTTATAGATGCAATGGCATATACTGTAAGGAAAGATTATGTTTTTAGGGATGAACGGCTCAACCAAATTGATTACAATAATAAAAAAGTCATTGTTGTTACAGCCCATAGAAGAGAGAATTGGGGACAACCCCTTGAAAATATATGTAATGCTCTTAAGAATATTGCCAAAAATTACAAGGATACCTATATAATATATCCAGTACACAAAAATCCTGTGGTGAGAGAGACGGTATTTAGCATATTAAAAGGGCTTGACAATGTGCTTCTTCTGGACCCACTTGATACAGACGAAATGCACAATCTCATGGCAAAATGCTATATGGTAATGACAGATTCAGGAGGTTTACAGGAAGAAGTACCTTCTCTTGGCAAACCTGTGCTTGTTTTGAGAGATGTTACCGAGAGACCGGAGGCTGTTGAAGCAGGTACGGTAAAAGTCATTGGAACAGAACAGCAGGTTGTATACAATGAAGGAGCATTGCTTCTTGAAAATAAAGAAGAATATGATAAAATGGCTAATGCGGTAAATCCATATGGTGATGGTAAAGCCTCTTTGAGAATAATTCAGGCGATAAAATATGCGTTTAACTTGACTGACAAAAAACCAGAAGAATATAAAGGCGGGGAATAA
- a CDS encoding L-threonylcarbamoyladenylate synthase — MTKIIKIDRNKPDVSLIDFAAEVIRKGGLVAFPTETVYGIGANSFDIEAVKKIFIAKGRPQDNPLILHIADIEVVYDLTLHVPEKAKVLMERFWPGPLTLIFKKSDKVPSVNTAGMDTVAIRMPSNKIAHLLIKRAGVPISAPSANVFGKPSPTDASHVIEDLYGKIDVIIDGGKCDVGVESTVLDLTEKVPVILRPGAVTVEMLKGLIGDVLIDPSLLKKPDENIKPKSPGMKYKHYSPNAEVYIVKGDLKKVVKKIQELTEEQLKYGKKVGIMATVQTSTQYKNGEIIVVGDRDKPETIAKNLFEVLREFDRRGVDVVFSESFDYDNIGLAIMNRLEKAAGYKEIIAEGESQ; from the coding sequence ATGACGAAAATAATAAAAATTGATAGAAATAAACCAGATGTTAGCCTTATTGATTTTGCAGCGGAAGTCATACGAAAAGGAGGACTTGTGGCGTTTCCTACTGAGACTGTCTATGGCATTGGGGCAAATTCTTTTGATATAGAGGCAGTGAAAAAAATTTTCATAGCAAAAGGAAGACCACAAGACAATCCTCTCATTCTTCACATAGCAGATATTGAAGTAGTGTATGACCTTACTTTACATGTCCCTGAAAAAGCTAAAGTGCTTATGGAAAGGTTTTGGCCAGGTCCATTGACACTTATTTTTAAAAAATCCGATAAAGTTCCTTCGGTTAATACAGCTGGAATGGATACTGTTGCTATCAGAATGCCTTCAAATAAAATAGCCCATCTTTTAATTAAAAGGGCGGGAGTCCCCATATCTGCCCCCAGTGCTAATGTTTTTGGGAAGCCCAGTCCTACAGACGCCTCACATGTTATTGAAGATTTATACGGAAAGATTGATGTAATAATAGATGGGGGAAAATGTGACGTTGGTGTGGAATCGACAGTTTTGGATTTGACAGAAAAAGTGCCAGTAATTTTAAGGCCAGGAGCAGTCACCGTAGAAATGCTAAAAGGATTGATAGGGGATGTTTTAATAGACCCTTCTCTCTTAAAAAAGCCAGATGAAAATATAAAACCTAAATCCCCAGGGATGAAGTACAAACATTATTCTCCTAATGCAGAAGTGTACATAGTAAAAGGAGACCTTAAAAAAGTTGTTAAAAAAATTCAAGAATTGACAGAAGAACAATTGAAATACGGCAAAAAAGTTGGTATAATGGCAACGGTACAAACTTCGACACAGTATAAAAATGGAGAAATTATTGTCGTAGGTGATAGAGACAAGCCCGAGACGATAGCGAAAAATTTGTTTGAGGTTTTGAGGGAATTTGACAGGCGAGGCGTTGATGTCGTATTTTCTGAAAGCTTCGATTATGACAATATTGGACTTGCCATAATGAATAGACTGGAAAAAGCTGCTGGATATAAAGAAATAATTGCTGAAGGGGAGTCTCAATGA
- a CDS encoding glycosyltransferase family 4 protein, with translation MKIYLLSFVVAFIVSLIATPVAKKLAFAIGAIDIPNEERRIHTKPIPRLGGLAIYFGTITSILLFLPKTHETIGIVLGATIIAVLGLFDDKYSLSAKIKLLGQVVAAVVLIISGVRIDWLSNPFGDGMIYLKSWVAIPLTLFWVVGITNTMNLIDGLDGLAAGIAVISSGSLFIVSLLNGRFATAVISIAIAGAALGFLPYNFNPAKIFMGDTGSMFLGFVLAAISIQGAVKSAAAIAIAVPILALGVPIFDTAFAIIRRLINGKPIMEADKGHLHHRLLEKGLTQKQAVLIMYGVSVLLGISAILISSSSEIKGLIILFISILFVMWGADRIGLLERQRKGTQTR, from the coding sequence ATGAAAATATACCTTTTATCTTTTGTTGTGGCATTTATAGTGTCACTTATTGCTACTCCCGTAGCGAAAAAATTGGCTTTTGCGATTGGGGCCATTGATATACCTAATGAAGAGAGGCGCATACATACCAAACCTATTCCAAGATTAGGTGGATTAGCTATTTATTTTGGTACCATAACGAGTATATTGTTATTTTTACCCAAAACCCACGAAACCATTGGTATAGTCTTAGGAGCCACAATAATTGCAGTCTTGGGATTGTTTGATGATAAGTACAGTCTTAGTGCAAAAATTAAACTTTTAGGACAAGTTGTAGCAGCCGTAGTACTGATAATAAGTGGTGTGAGAATAGATTGGCTTTCTAATCCTTTTGGAGATGGAATGATATATCTGAAAAGCTGGGTAGCCATTCCTCTTACGCTTTTTTGGGTAGTAGGGATTACGAATACTATGAATCTCATCGATGGCCTTGACGGACTGGCAGCAGGAATAGCAGTCATATCATCGGGTTCTCTTTTTATAGTCTCTCTTTTAAATGGCAGATTTGCAACCGCTGTTATTTCAATCGCTATTGCTGGTGCTGCTTTAGGTTTTTTGCCTTACAATTTTAATCCTGCAAAAATTTTTATGGGAGATACAGGGTCTATGTTTTTAGGATTTGTGCTGGCAGCTATATCCATACAAGGAGCAGTAAAATCAGCAGCGGCAATCGCTATTGCAGTGCCAATTCTTGCCTTAGGAGTTCCGATATTTGACACAGCCTTTGCAATTATTAGAAGATTAATAAACGGCAAACCAATTATGGAGGCAGATAAAGGACATTTGCACCACAGGCTTTTAGAAAAAGGCCTTACACAAAAACAGGCTGTGCTTATAATGTACGGTGTTAGTGTATTACTGGGGATAAGCGCTATATTGATATCTTCCAGCAGTGAAATAAAAGGTTTGATTATCCTCTTTATTTCGATTTTGTTTGTAATGTGGGGTGCAGATAGGATCGGACTTTTGGAAAGGCAAAGGAAAGGTACACAGACTCGTTGA
- the upp gene encoding uracil phosphoribosyltransferase, whose protein sequence is MYRNVYVIDHPLIQHKISLIRDENTGSKEFRELVEEIAMLMAYEVTRDLPLEEIEVKTPVAIAKTKVIAGKKLGIIPILRAGLGMVDGMLKLIPAAKVGHIGIYRDPETLKPVEYYCKLPSDIAERDLIVVDPMLATGGSACAAIHFLKERGAQNIKLVNLIAAPEGIEAVHKDHPEVPIYVASIDQGLNEHGYIVPGLGDAGDRLFGTK, encoded by the coding sequence ATGTATAGAAATGTATATGTCATTGACCATCCGCTTATACAGCACAAAATAAGCCTTATAAGAGATGAAAACACGGGTTCTAAAGAGTTTAGAGAATTAGTTGAAGAAATTGCAATGCTCATGGCATATGAAGTCACAAGAGATTTGCCTCTGGAAGAGATAGAGGTAAAAACTCCTGTCGCAATTGCAAAGACAAAAGTAATTGCGGGGAAAAAATTAGGCATAATCCCCATATTGAGGGCAGGACTGGGAATGGTAGACGGAATGTTAAAACTCATACCTGCTGCTAAAGTAGGTCATATAGGAATTTACAGAGACCCTGAGACTTTAAAGCCTGTGGAGTATTATTGCAAATTGCCTTCTGACATAGCAGAAAGAGACCTTATTGTAGTTGATCCGATGCTCGCTACAGGCGGTTCTGCTTGTGCTGCTATACATTTTCTTAAAGAGAGAGGCGCGCAGAACATTAAGCTTGTGAATTTAATAGCTGCTCCTGAAGGAATTGAAGCAGTGCACAAAGACCATCCTGAGGTTCCTATTTATGTAGCTAGTATAGACCAAGGCTTGAATGAACATGGATACATTGTGCCGGGATTAGGTGATGCAGGAGACAGGCTTTTTGGAACAAAATAA
- the prfA gene encoding peptide chain release factor 1, whose amino-acid sequence MIDKLQAIEDRYVELSQKISDPEIISNVNEWRKYVKEHAAIEDIVLKYREYKKVIEDINSTKELLSSDDLELREMAEEELLKLEEKKEELLKEIKVLLIPKDPNDEKNVIMEIRAGAGGEEAALFAHDLFRMYSMYAEKKGWKVEIMSSNETDIGGFKEVILNISGKGAYSRLKYESGVHRVQRVPTTEAGGRIHTSTATVAVLPEVEEVDVQINPNDIKIDVFRSGGHGGQSVNTTDSAVRVTHIPTGIVVTCQDERSQIQNRERALKILRAKLYEMALEEQEREIAETRKSQVGTGERSERIRTYNFPQGRVTDHRIGLTLYRLQEVLDGDLDEIIDALILNDQAEKLKNMNLN is encoded by the coding sequence ATGATTGATAAATTACAAGCAATAGAAGACAGGTATGTAGAATTGAGCCAAAAAATAAGCGACCCCGAAATAATCTCAAATGTGAACGAGTGGAGAAAGTATGTAAAAGAACATGCAGCCATTGAGGATATTGTATTAAAGTACAGGGAATACAAAAAAGTGATTGAAGATATAAATTCTACTAAGGAATTGCTGTCCAGTGATGATTTGGAACTGAGAGAAATGGCGGAAGAAGAGCTTTTAAAATTGGAAGAGAAAAAAGAGGAATTATTAAAGGAAATAAAAGTTCTTCTTATACCTAAAGACCCTAATGATGAGAAAAACGTCATAATGGAGATAAGAGCAGGAGCAGGAGGAGAAGAAGCAGCCCTTTTTGCCCATGACCTTTTTAGAATGTATTCAATGTACGCAGAGAAAAAAGGATGGAAAGTGGAAATAATGAGCTCAAATGAAACGGATATAGGAGGATTCAAAGAAGTAATTTTAAATATTTCTGGAAAGGGAGCTTACAGCAGATTAAAATACGAAAGCGGTGTTCATAGAGTCCAAAGAGTTCCAACTACAGAAGCAGGGGGAAGAATTCACACTTCAACTGCGACAGTGGCAGTTTTGCCTGAGGTGGAGGAAGTAGATGTACAAATAAATCCAAATGATATAAAAATAGATGTTTTTAGATCTGGCGGTCATGGTGGACAGAGTGTAAATACAACGGATTCGGCTGTGAGAGTTACTCATATCCCAACAGGAATTGTGGTAACTTGCCAAGATGAACGGTCTCAGATTCAAAACAGGGAAAGAGCTTTAAAAATTTTGAGAGCAAAGCTTTATGAAATGGCTTTAGAAGAACAGGAAAGAGAAATTGCCGAGACCAGGAAGTCTCAAGTAGGAACCGGTGAGAGAAGTGAAAGGATAAGAACTTATAATTTTCCCCAGGGTAGAGTCACTGACCACAGAATAGGATTGACTTTGTATAGGTTACAAGAGGTGCTTGATGGTGACCTTGATGAGATTATAGACGCTTTGATTTTGAATGACCAAGCGGAAAAACTCAAAAACATGAATCTAAACTAA
- the rpiB gene encoding ribose 5-phosphate isomerase B translates to MIALGADHGGYELKEIIKKYLEEKGIEYKDFGTFSTESVDYTDYALKVAEAVASGDCSEGILVCGTGIGMSIVANKVPGIRAAHVEDVFSAKAAKEHNNANILCMGGRITGPGLAVMMVEEWLNATFQGGRHQRRIDKIADIEKKYNK, encoded by the coding sequence ATGATTGCATTAGGTGCTGACCATGGTGGATATGAACTCAAAGAGATTATAAAAAAATATTTAGAGGAAAAAGGAATAGAGTACAAGGACTTTGGCACTTTTAGCACAGAATCTGTTGATTATACTGATTACGCCTTAAAAGTGGCAGAAGCTGTTGCTTCAGGGGATTGCAGCGAGGGAATATTGGTTTGTGGTACAGGAATAGGCATGTCTATTGTAGCAAACAAAGTGCCAGGGATTAGGGCTGCTCATGTGGAGGATGTCTTTTCGGCAAAAGCTGCAAAAGAACATAATAATGCCAATATTTTGTGTATGGGTGGACGTATAACAGGTCCTGGCCTTGCTGTGATGATGGTAGAAGAATGGCTAAACGCTACTTTTCAAGGAGGTCGCCATCAAAGGAGAATTGACAAAATAGCAGATATTGAGAAAAAATACAATAAATAA
- a CDS encoding low molecular weight protein arginine phosphatase, with translation MKVLFVCTGNTCRSPMAEGLFNAQAKALGKDFKAKSAGVFAPEGFSASQEAIKVLKEDYNIDISNHKSKSLTRQDVEQADLILTMSNSHKRSILMQYPEYSHKVFTIKEFVGLDGEVEDPYGMPIDVYKKTAEELNGLISKVIQKISQER, from the coding sequence ATGAAGGTATTGTTTGTATGTACAGGTAATACATGTAGGAGCCCGATGGCAGAGGGCTTATTCAATGCTCAGGCTAAAGCCTTAGGTAAGGATTTTAAAGCAAAATCTGCAGGAGTTTTTGCGCCGGAGGGTTTTTCTGCTTCACAAGAAGCGATAAAAGTATTGAAAGAAGATTACAATATTGATATATCGAATCACAAGTCAAAAAGTCTCACACGACAAGATGTGGAACAAGCCGATTTGATTTTGACAATGTCAAATTCTCATAAACGCAGCATACTCATGCAGTATCCTGAATATTCTCATAAAGTTTTCACCATAAAGGAATTTGTAGGATTAGATGGTGAAGTAGAAGACCCTTACGGTATGCCTATAGATGTTTACAAAAAGACGGCTGAAGAGTTAAATGGCTTAATATCAAAAGTTATACAAAAGATTTCACAAGAAAGGTAG
- a CDS encoding deoxycytidylate deaminase: protein MRPSWDEYFMQIVDVVKNRSTCLRRQVGAILVVDKHIISTGYNGPPTGLLHCEETGCLRDQLGIPSGERPELCRGVHAEQNAIIQAALYGVSTKGATLYVSASPCAICAKMLINAGIKRIVYEEEYSDELAFKLLKEANIDLVKIER, encoded by the coding sequence ATGAGACCTTCATGGGATGAGTATTTTATGCAAATTGTGGATGTAGTTAAGAACCGTTCTACCTGTCTGAGAAGACAGGTGGGAGCTATTTTGGTGGTGGACAAACACATAATCTCTACAGGGTATAACGGTCCGCCGACAGGGCTTTTGCATTGTGAGGAAACAGGGTGCTTAAGAGATCAATTAGGAATACCTTCTGGAGAGAGGCCGGAACTGTGTAGAGGGGTACATGCGGAGCAAAATGCGATTATACAAGCGGCATTGTATGGGGTAAGTACTAAAGGGGCTACTCTGTATGTGAGTGCTAGCCCTTGTGCTATATGTGCTAAGATGCTAATTAATGCAGGAATTAAACGCATTGTATACGAAGAGGAATATTCTGATGAATTGGCTTTTAAGCTTCTAAAAGAAGCAAATATTGACTTAGTAAAAATTGAGAGATAA
- a CDS encoding YwmB family TATA-box binding protein: MFKKIITGIIIFVGLFSLLSVQRQAFLSFNDDVELVKRSFLNTGAKYQYANINAWAKINNDFTSFDKLNEYIEVAIKAMNIDKDKAKISRIEENNFRQVGVEYAENTRQVNIAVQTLKNGSKSETYMLIDEYLLKGYDDVLKEKSLINNSFKMLKLKTKMAVCFVGIFNGKLNKEKNSSIVKLVLNELNAQKVEGMEDENVTSVSAYSDKIKEYIKLGSEKINLNVAIRYSSFDDKTYIWVATPIIAIEY, from the coding sequence ATGTTTAAAAAAATAATTACAGGAATAATAATTTTTGTGGGTTTGTTTTCTTTATTAAGTGTCCAGAGGCAAGCTTTTCTTTCTTTTAATGATGATGTAGAACTTGTAAAGAGAAGCTTTTTAAATACTGGTGCAAAATATCAATATGCGAATATAAACGCATGGGCAAAGATTAACAATGATTTTACATCTTTTGACAAGTTGAATGAATATATCGAAGTCGCGATAAAAGCTATGAATATTGACAAAGATAAAGCAAAAATATCTCGCATTGAGGAAAACAATTTTAGACAAGTGGGAGTAGAATATGCGGAAAATACCAGACAGGTAAACATTGCAGTACAAACTTTAAAAAATGGCTCAAAAAGCGAAACATATATGTTGATAGACGAGTATCTTCTTAAGGGATATGACGATGTTTTAAAAGAGAAAAGTCTTATAAATAATTCTTTTAAAATGTTAAAACTAAAAACTAAGATGGCAGTGTGTTTTGTAGGTATTTTTAATGGGAAGTTGAATAAAGAAAAAAATAGTAGTATAGTTAAATTAGTACTTAATGAACTTAATGCACAAAAAGTAGAAGGTATGGAAGATGAGAATGTAACAAGCGTTTCTGCCTATTCTGACAAAATCAAGGAATATATTAAGCTGGGGAGTGAAAAAATAAATTTAAACGTAGCAATAAGATACAGTTCTTTTGACGATAAAACTTATATATGGGTTGCCACGCCTATTATAGCGATAGAATATTAA
- a CDS encoding ZIP family metal transporter: MSTLNAMIIGSLVGVIGTGLGGAATYFFKNPSKKFFSGLMGIAAGLMLSIVAFDLLPHAFEIAGLSMAIIGILIGAILVSLFDMLIAEGGITKNTYIKEGILLGIAIALHNFPEGLAIGSGFMVSNSLGASIALVITLHDFPEGLAMATPLSIGGVSPFKNVVYTVLAGIPTGIGALVGVLTGGISPYFIGLNLGIAGGAMLYVTCGDMIPQARNIYKGEISILGMILGIIGGIIITKYL, from the coding sequence ATGTCTACCTTAAATGCCATGATAATAGGTTCTTTGGTGGGGGTAATTGGCACAGGATTAGGGGGAGCGGCCACTTATTTTTTTAAAAATCCTTCTAAAAAATTTTTCAGTGGACTTATGGGAATTGCTGCAGGTTTAATGCTTTCCATTGTAGCATTTGACCTTTTGCCTCATGCTTTTGAAATAGCAGGACTTTCTATGGCGATAATTGGTATATTAATAGGGGCTATCTTGGTTTCACTTTTTGATATGTTAATTGCTGAAGGAGGAATTACTAAAAATACATATATAAAGGAAGGTATACTTTTAGGTATTGCAATTGCTCTGCATAATTTTCCTGAAGGGCTGGCGATAGGCTCCGGCTTTATGGTTTCTAATTCTTTAGGTGCCAGTATCGCACTTGTTATAACTTTGCATGACTTTCCTGAAGGTTTGGCAATGGCAACTCCTCTATCTATAGGGGGTGTATCCCCTTTTAAGAATGTAGTATACACTGTACTTGCAGGAATCCCTACGGGTATAGGTGCTTTGGTTGGAGTTCTGACGGGAGGTATTTCTCCCTATTTTATTGGCTTAAATTTAGGTATAGCGGGAGGTGCTATGCTTTATGTGACTTGTGGAGATATGATTCCACAGGCGAGAAATATTTATAAAGGAGAAATTTCTATTTTGGGGATGATATTAGGTATTATAGGTGGTATAATAATAACAAAGTATTTATGA